In a single window of the Anaerocolumna cellulosilytica genome:
- a CDS encoding choice-of-anchor A family protein, whose amino-acid sequence MNNNFNYNASISGVGIPYDDITWYNVEGQPFGLASGFNVIVFNDANNIIDVEGAMAVGGSYYSPRGLSLGFERKNGVTDIGYSPDMVRFLVGGNVAMTGPLVVVGHVVAGGGFRAGKGSTYLIGKDNSGNQLEELKYLYQANGGSPYWTPSDKGDHYVIPSYDVPRYIPASRIDANVSQFFASARDSIESYKECIQNLPVNGTVVDNYHEWILRGNDPRQNVFLLDVRPNGLINKGIRAEVPAGSLVIVRIRSGNNAHLQYGLMGEEYRARQTLYVFEDATNIFMEVPADIWGSILAPQAKFHGHPTGGHVSGNAALDSLAVNANSGFEFHLYPFQGGLVCGEVIPEQPEQPSIPQPTCPPCPEAQPCPTPPPCPEAPPCPEAPPCPACPEVKPCPTCPEIQPCPTPPPCPVCPACPEVKPCPTCPEIQPCPTPPPCPVCPTCPEVKPCPSCPECPECPEAGTEYIGIPVPIPYPYCPEQEECQKCPDCLITPGIIFGCVWGCECCKPHEWDVMLYKICNDCETLIYCETICRYGCFKFEVPYDACYLLRVCPSANTCLSPGCKPKVTLKNIGVANFMLE is encoded by the coding sequence ATGAATAATAACTTTAATTACAATGCCTCCATATCGGGTGTCGGAATACCTTATGATGATATAACCTGGTACAACGTAGAAGGTCAGCCCTTTGGATTAGCTTCCGGTTTCAATGTTATTGTATTTAACGATGCGAACAATATTATAGATGTTGAAGGTGCAATGGCAGTAGGAGGAAGTTATTACAGTCCCAGAGGATTGAGCCTGGGCTTTGAGAGAAAGAACGGTGTTACAGATATTGGATATTCACCAGACATGGTAAGATTTTTGGTAGGTGGTAACGTCGCTATGACGGGACCTTTAGTAGTAGTTGGTCATGTCGTAGCAGGTGGTGGTTTCCGTGCCGGAAAAGGCAGTACTTATCTTATTGGCAAAGATAATTCAGGTAACCAATTAGAAGAATTAAAATATCTATACCAGGCAAATGGAGGAAGTCCTTACTGGACGCCCAGTGATAAAGGGGACCACTATGTAATACCAAGCTATGATGTACCGAGATATATACCGGCTTCCAGGATAGATGCTAATGTATCTCAATTTTTTGCCAGCGCCAGAGACAGTATTGAAAGCTATAAGGAATGCATTCAGAATCTTCCCGTCAATGGTACCGTTGTGGATAATTATCATGAGTGGATTCTTCGAGGAAATGATCCCAGACAAAATGTATTTTTATTAGATGTCAGACCAAATGGGCTGATTAATAAAGGAATTCGTGCAGAAGTTCCTGCCGGAAGCTTGGTTATTGTACGTATTCGTTCCGGTAATAATGCGCATCTTCAGTATGGTTTAATGGGGGAAGAATACCGCGCACGCCAAACTTTATATGTATTTGAAGACGCTACTAATATCTTCATGGAAGTTCCGGCTGATATATGGGGAAGTATTTTAGCTCCACAGGCAAAATTTCATGGGCACCCTACCGGAGGTCATGTTAGTGGTAATGCGGCATTAGATTCTTTGGCAGTAAATGCAAATAGTGGTTTTGAATTTCATCTTTATCCATTTCAAGGTGGCTTGGTTTGTGGGGAGGTAATACCGGAACAGCCAGAACAACCGAGTATACCACAACCTACCTGTCCGCCTTGTCCGGAAGCCCAGCCGTGTCCTACACCACCACCCTGCCCGGAGGCACCACCCTGCCCGGAGGCACCGCCTTGCCCGGCGTGTCCGGAAGTAAAGCCGTGTCCGACTTGCCCGGAGATACAACCGTGTCCCACACCACCACCTTGCCCAGTGTGCCCGGCGTGTCCGGAAGTAAAGCCGTGTCCGACTTGCCCAGAGATACAACCGTGTCCCACACCACCACCCTGCCCAGTGTGTCCAACTTGCCCGGAAGTAAAGCCCTGCCCGAGCTGCCCGGAATGCCCGGAGTGCCCGGAAGCTGGTACAGAATATATTGGAATACCGGTACCCATTCCCTATCCGTATTGTCCGGAGCAGGAGGAATGCCAGAAATGCCCGGATTGCTTAATTACACCCGGTATTATTTTTGGATGTGTATGGGGTTGTGAATGCTGCAAGCCTCACGAGTGGGATGTTATGCTCTATAAAATTTGTAATGACTGTGAAACCTTGATTTATTGTGAAACCATATGCCGGTACGGATGTTTTAAATTCGAGGTACCCTATGATGCCTGCTATTTATTAAGGGTTTGCCCTTCCGCTAATACTTGTTTATCGCCTGGATGCAAACCCAAGGTTACTTTGAAAAATATTGGAGTAGCTAACTTTATGTTGGAATAG
- a CDS encoding Fe-only nitrogenase accessory AnfO family protein: protein MNKRIAVIFDEHGRTARFQEADKLVLYSKAEKEWKVEKKIELKNTFTEDMQTVRKNLEKIITELSGCNIIVGKAMNGLIYQVFDNAGYIISELVEFSTFILEELYQEIIQEMFYIQTEQEKVKKIPKTPIETEEKGSYFFDFSLLKNSDTSYSSKSTIIPFLNSTIFNKLEIICDHIMPWFEAEMYKRKLIYTINKIDNEKVSIVITPIL, encoded by the coding sequence ATGAATAAAAGAATTGCGGTAATCTTTGATGAACATGGCAGAACAGCCCGGTTTCAGGAGGCGGACAAATTAGTTCTATATTCAAAAGCAGAGAAGGAATGGAAGGTAGAAAAAAAGATAGAACTCAAAAATACATTCACTGAAGATATGCAAACCGTACGAAAGAATCTGGAAAAGATTATAACTGAACTTTCAGGATGCAACATTATTGTTGGAAAAGCAATGAATGGTCTTATATATCAGGTATTTGATAATGCCGGTTACATAATCTCAGAACTTGTAGAATTTTCTACTTTTATTTTGGAGGAACTGTATCAGGAAATTATTCAAGAAATGTTTTATATACAGACAGAACAAGAAAAAGTTAAGAAAATACCAAAAACTCCAATAGAAACAGAAGAGAAGGGCAGTTACTTTTTTGATTTTAGTTTATTAAAAAATTCAGATACTTCTTATTCCTCTAAGAGTACAATTATTCCCTTTTTGAATTCCACAATATTTAACAAGCTAGAGATTATATGTGACCATATAATGCCCTGGTTTGAAGCGGAAATGTATAAAAGAAAATTAATTTATACAATAAATAAAATAGATAACGAAAAGGTGAGTATCGTTATCACGCCTATTCTATAA
- a CDS encoding 2'-5' RNA ligase family protein: MGGKFYCVMGLFDQKTNRHFKKLEDSLRQKGYEPAELPPHLTLGIYVGLDEKKLLTWVDEFSKKHEAPELYFNHIGVFGTNICYAAPRVDKKLLLFHEKLHEKYDDFSGDEGYLYSIRSKEWVPHATLAMGEPEIIKPLIPHLCEEFKPFTGKMTQLAVCEFTPMREIGFFDLKGHYNRKVV; the protein is encoded by the coding sequence ATGGGTGGTAAATTCTATTGCGTGATGGGTTTGTTTGACCAAAAAACCAACCGACATTTTAAAAAACTGGAGGATAGTTTACGTCAGAAGGGTTATGAGCCGGCAGAGTTGCCGCCTCATCTGACATTGGGGATTTATGTGGGGCTGGATGAGAAAAAACTATTGACCTGGGTGGATGAATTTTCAAAGAAACATGAGGCACCGGAGCTTTATTTTAACCATATTGGAGTATTTGGTACGAACATATGCTATGCTGCGCCCAGAGTTGATAAGAAGCTGTTATTGTTTCATGAAAAATTGCATGAAAAATATGACGATTTTAGCGGGGATGAAGGATATCTATATTCCATAAGATCAAAGGAATGGGTACCCCATGCGACTTTGGCAATGGGAGAACCAGAAATCATTAAACCTCTGATTCCACATCTTTGTGAAGAATTCAAACCCTTTACCGGGAAGATGACCCAGTTAGCTGTTTGTGAGTTCACACCTATGAGAGAGATTGGTTTCTTTGACTTGAAGGGTCATTATAACAGAAAAGTAGTATAA
- a CDS encoding AlkZ-related protein, whose translation MITSNGTFIMEGLEKEDSKRLKNHKELTKLVNTIGFLPLFKSNVPGFSVEEQTDKNAWWTGKKSEDPWEWRALIADEGDIAYGKFFSGKAGFISKEWYPIFAAYRRDGYDFDSRYEDGLASRKAKNIIDILTEHKTLLSNEMKMMAGFGKGGEKGFDTVMSTLQMQTYITVRGFVRKKNKKNQEYGWPVAVYSLSEDLFGEEYVKSEYRLSAGEAKDKIVKQLQQYYPEASIDELRKCIK comes from the coding sequence ATGATAACAAGCAATGGAACCTTTATAATGGAGGGGCTTGAGAAGGAAGATTCTAAGAGGCTTAAGAATCACAAAGAATTGACCAAGCTGGTGAATACCATAGGCTTTCTGCCGTTGTTCAAAAGTAATGTGCCTGGTTTTTCAGTGGAAGAGCAAACGGATAAAAATGCCTGGTGGACTGGAAAAAAATCAGAAGATCCCTGGGAATGGAGAGCCTTAATTGCTGACGAAGGAGATATTGCTTATGGCAAGTTTTTTTCAGGTAAAGCCGGTTTTATCTCTAAAGAATGGTATCCGATATTTGCTGCCTATCGCAGAGACGGTTATGACTTTGATAGTCGTTATGAGGATGGTCTGGCTTCTAGAAAAGCAAAAAATATCATTGATATCCTGACGGAGCACAAAACACTTCTTTCTAATGAAATGAAAATGATGGCAGGGTTTGGAAAAGGAGGGGAAAAGGGTTTTGATACGGTAATGTCTACGTTACAAATGCAGACATACATAACCGTAAGAGGCTTTGTTCGTAAGAAAAACAAGAAAAATCAAGAATATGGTTGGCCGGTGGCAGTATATTCCTTATCAGAAGACTTATTTGGAGAAGAGTATGTAAAAAGTGAATATAGGTTATCTGCCGGAGAAGCTAAGGATAAAATTGTGAAACAATTGCAACAATACTATCCAGAGGCTTCCATTGATGAACTTAGGAAGTGTATAAAATAA
- a CDS encoding ABC transporter ATP-binding protein, whose protein sequence is MLELININKYYNPGTVNEMCLFNDFNLTVKDKEFVSVVGSNGSGKTSMLNIICGSIPIDNGKIYINQADITNMPEYKRQRKIGRVYQNPAMGTCPTMTILENMSLADNKGKAFNLSMGTNKKRINEYRESLRKLNLGLEDKMDIPVGSLSGGQRQAMALLMSTMTPIEFLILDEHTAALDPKTAERIMELTDEIVKEKELTTIMVTHNLRYAVEYGSRLLMMHRGEPVIDKSDSEKADLEIQNILDKFNEISIECGN, encoded by the coding sequence ATGCTTGAACTAATAAATATTAATAAATATTATAACCCAGGAACAGTAAATGAAATGTGCTTGTTTAATGATTTTAATCTGACGGTAAAGGATAAAGAATTTGTTTCTGTGGTGGGAAGCAACGGCTCAGGTAAGACCTCTATGTTAAATATTATTTGCGGAAGCATACCTATTGATAATGGCAAAATATATATTAACCAGGCGGATATTACCAATATGCCCGAATATAAAAGACAGAGAAAAATAGGCAGGGTATATCAGAATCCGGCTATGGGCACCTGTCCTACTATGACAATATTAGAAAATATGTCTTTAGCTGATAATAAAGGAAAAGCGTTTAATCTCTCTATGGGCACGAATAAAAAAAGAATCAATGAATACCGGGAAAGTTTGAGAAAATTAAACCTAGGATTAGAGGATAAGATGGACATACCGGTTGGTTCCTTATCCGGAGGGCAGCGTCAGGCTATGGCATTGTTAATGTCCACTATGACACCCATAGAATTCCTAATTCTAGATGAGCATACAGCCGCTCTTGACCCGAAAACGGCAGAACGGATTATGGAGTTAACCGATGAAATAGTAAAAGAGAAAGAATTAACAACGATTATGGTTACCCATAACCTAAGATATGCAGTAGAATATGGAAGCCGACTTTTAATGATGCATCGGGGAGAGCCGGTAATTGATAAGTCTGACAGTGAAAAAGCAGACCTTGAAATACAGAATATTCTGGATAAATTCAATGAAATAAGCATAGAATGTGGTAATTAG
- a CDS encoding ABC transporter permease, with amino-acid sequence MFRLILGVFEEGFIYAVMALGVYITYKILDFPDLSVDGTFPLGGAVAAILIVAGVNPLVTLFLAFLAGAFVGMLTGIIHVKFKVRDLLSGIIIMTALYSINLRIAGKSNVAIFSKESIFENSFLDKVVPEPVKFLVPIIILLLIIIIMKLLLDFYLKTKSGYLLRAVGDNEVLVTSLAKDKGAVKIIGLAIANGFAALAGCIYTQKHGFFEISIGTGAIVIGLASVIIGTSLFKKRGKVKATTAVIAGSVLYKACVSIAISFGMAASDLKLITSVLFLAILIISYERKRRVKTNA; translated from the coding sequence CTGTTCAGATTAATACTGGGCGTATTTGAAGAAGGGTTTATATATGCGGTCATGGCTCTTGGAGTATATATAACTTATAAAATATTGGATTTTCCCGATTTGTCGGTTGACGGTACCTTTCCGCTTGGAGGTGCAGTTGCGGCTATCCTGATTGTAGCAGGCGTAAATCCTTTGGTAACTTTATTTCTTGCTTTTTTAGCAGGTGCTTTTGTTGGTATGCTTACAGGAATTATACACGTTAAATTCAAAGTTAGGGATCTTTTATCCGGTATTATTATAATGACGGCTTTGTATTCTATAAACTTGCGAATTGCAGGAAAATCAAATGTAGCAATATTTAGTAAGGAAAGTATATTTGAAAATTCTTTTCTTGATAAAGTGGTACCGGAGCCTGTTAAATTTCTTGTACCGATCATTATTCTGTTGCTTATCATTATTATTATGAAGTTATTACTGGACTTCTATTTGAAAACGAAGTCCGGCTATCTCCTAAGGGCTGTGGGGGACAATGAGGTTTTAGTAACATCTCTTGCAAAGGATAAAGGAGCAGTAAAAATTATAGGTCTTGCCATTGCCAACGGATTCGCTGCACTGGCAGGCTGTATATATACACAAAAACATGGATTCTTTGAGATTTCCATAGGTACCGGAGCCATTGTAATTGGTTTGGCAAGTGTTATTATTGGAACCAGTCTTTTTAAGAAAAGGGGGAAGGTAAAAGCAACAACGGCTGTAATAGCCGGGTCTGTTCTTTATAAAGCTTGTGTCTCCATCGCTATTTCCTTTGGCATGGCAGCATCTGATTTAAAGTTGATTACTTCGGTTTTATTCCTTGCAATTTTAATTATCAGCTACGAGAGAAAAAGGAGGGTAAAGACCAATGCTTGA
- a CDS encoding ABC transporter substrate-binding protein yields MLFVLLCSLFTGCSQKEGQITIGIGQFAEHGSLDNCREGFLAGLKEAGYVEGENLKVLYDNAQADGGMAAQIANEYVSKKVDLICSIATPMAQSAFGAAKNSDIPIIFTAVTDPVLAELAKEDKTPSGNITGTSDKLPVKEQLEMIRAILPDAKKIGILYSTSEINSVSAIEEYKAAAADYGFEIVIKGITAAADIPLAADSLLESVDCISNLTDSTVVSSLPIILSKAANKNTPVFGSEVEQVKIGCLAAMGLDYYDLGIQTGKMAAKVLKGEAKAADLSFETIEAAAFYGNTAVADNLGINLPDNLVSSAKEMFSEITE; encoded by the coding sequence ATGTTATTTGTATTATTATGCAGTCTTTTTACCGGTTGCAGTCAGAAAGAGGGACAGATAACCATCGGTATCGGGCAGTTTGCAGAGCATGGTTCCTTGGATAATTGCAGGGAAGGCTTTCTGGCAGGTTTAAAGGAAGCGGGTTATGTGGAAGGTGAGAATCTGAAAGTACTTTACGATAATGCGCAGGCAGATGGTGGTATGGCAGCTCAGATAGCAAATGAATATGTATCTAAAAAAGTAGACTTAATCTGTTCTATCGCAACTCCCATGGCTCAAAGTGCTTTTGGTGCAGCGAAAAACTCAGATATTCCCATTATTTTTACAGCAGTTACAGACCCCGTCCTTGCTGAACTTGCAAAAGAAGATAAAACGCCTAGTGGAAATATAACAGGCACCAGTGATAAATTACCAGTTAAAGAACAATTGGAGATGATACGTGCAATTTTACCGGATGCTAAAAAGATAGGAATACTCTACAGTACCAGTGAAATCAACTCTGTGTCAGCAATTGAAGAATACAAAGCAGCCGCCGCAGATTATGGCTTTGAAATCGTAATAAAAGGAATTACGGCAGCAGCAGATATTCCTTTGGCGGCAGACAGCCTTTTAGAGTCCGTGGATTGTATCAGCAACCTTACAGATAGTACGGTAGTAAGTTCTCTCCCGATTATACTTAGTAAAGCGGCAAATAAAAATACACCGGTATTTGGCAGTGAAGTAGAGCAGGTGAAAATTGGCTGTCTTGCGGCAATGGGTCTTGATTATTATGACCTGGGGATTCAGACAGGTAAAATGGCAGCCAAGGTACTAAAAGGAGAAGCTAAAGCTGCAGATCTTTCATTTGAAACAATAGAAGCAGCAGCATTTTACGGCAATACAGCAGTTGCAGACAATCTGGGAATTAACTTACCAGATAATTTAGTAAGTTCAGCAAAAGAAATGTTTTCAGAAATTACAGAATAA